The following are encoded together in the Brassica napus cultivar Da-Ae chromosome A9, Da-Ae, whole genome shotgun sequence genome:
- the BNAA09G18790D gene encoding uncharacterized protein BNAA09G18790D, which translates to MDFDSSGKEASEEETILMEYDEENNQLDIEFCPVEHPVEPEEEDRPVKCPVPISSSLIHNSTEKPKPGWVKHRASCDTPVYPTPRHVRNVRKRHNSFVEEKKSFFTRSMIPTSTLRSHDEEITTSTRSNVTIYRVLQQVHEFEP; encoded by the exons atggaCTTCGATTCCTCA GGCAAAGAAGCTAGTGAGGAGGAGACAATTTTGATGGAATACGATGAAGAAAACAACCAGCTCGACATAGAATTTTGTCCGGTTGAGCATCCGGTTGAACCGGAAGAAGAAGATCGCCCGGTTAAGTGTCCCGTACCAATCTCATCTTCTCTCATCCAC AACTCAACCGAGAAACCAAAACCGGGTTGGGTTAAACACAGAGCCAGCTGTGACACTCCGGTTTATCCAACGCCACGTCATGTCCGTAACGTAAGGAAGAGACACAACTCGTTCGTCGAAGAGAAGAAAAGTTTCTTCACGAGATCTATGATTCCGACATCGACTCTTCGGTCTCATGATGAAGAAATTACAACGTCTACAAGATCTAACGTTACAATCTACCGAGTTCTTCAACAAGTTCACGAGTTCGAGCcgtga